A stretch of Nonomuraea africana DNA encodes these proteins:
- a CDS encoding GntR family transcriptional regulator produces the protein MAARYEHIAAELRDEILAGVHPVGSTLPSEAELAARYSAARGTVRQAVAVLAAEGLVGSRQGARRIVLGGERSQSFAELHSFAQWARSKGHRVGGKVLGQRRRRAGPAELVRLGTPDVLEVLRLRTLEDEPVLLERTVYASWIAGAVEALPPDCVSVTQGLYDSVGLVFAYGEHLIDAVAAGSEDARLLGVRRGSPLLRQRRVTTTQEGRPVEWSDDRYRAGSVAFSIRNSIGANPLTRLALS, from the coding sequence ATGGCCGCGCGCTATGAACACATCGCCGCTGAGCTGCGCGACGAGATTCTCGCCGGGGTGCATCCCGTCGGGTCGACGTTGCCCTCGGAGGCCGAGCTCGCTGCGCGCTACTCCGCCGCCAGGGGCACCGTACGGCAGGCGGTGGCCGTACTGGCCGCGGAAGGTCTGGTCGGCTCGCGCCAGGGGGCCAGGCGCATCGTGCTGGGCGGTGAGCGCAGCCAGAGCTTCGCCGAGTTGCACAGCTTCGCCCAATGGGCCAGATCCAAGGGCCACAGGGTGGGCGGCAAGGTGCTCGGCCAGCGCCGCCGTAGGGCGGGGCCCGCCGAGCTGGTGCGGCTCGGCACACCCGACGTGCTGGAGGTCCTGAGGCTGCGCACGCTGGAGGACGAGCCGGTGCTCCTGGAGCGGACCGTCTACGCCTCGTGGATCGCAGGCGCGGTCGAGGCGCTGCCGCCCGACTGCGTCTCCGTCACCCAGGGGCTCTACGACAGCGTCGGGCTCGTCTTCGCGTACGGCGAGCACCTCATCGACGCGGTCGCGGCGGGCAGCGAGGACGCCCGCCTGCTGGGCGTGCGGAGGGGCAGCCCGCTCCTGCGCCAGCGCAGGGTCACCACCACCCAGGAGGGGCGGCCCGTGGAGTGGTCGGACGACCGCTACCGGGCGGGCAGCGTCGCCTTCAGCATCCGCAACTCGATCGGCGCGAACCCGCTCACCCGGCTTGCGCTCTCATAG
- a CDS encoding DUF6504 family protein gives MSRLYGDPIEVWTREGQPTQFVWRDRLYLVRRVLDQWVVAREWWKTREGDPGERQFWRVEASPGRDFGSYELRFDTASEGWLLLRAWD, from the coding sequence TTGAGCAGACTCTACGGCGATCCCATAGAGGTGTGGACCAGGGAGGGCCAGCCGACCCAGTTCGTCTGGCGCGACCGGCTCTACCTCGTCCGCCGCGTCCTCGACCAGTGGGTGGTGGCCCGCGAATGGTGGAAGACCCGCGAGGGCGATCCCGGCGAGCGCCAGTTCTGGCGCGTCGAGGCCAGCCCCGGGCGTGACTTCGGCTCCTACGAGCTGCGCTTCGACACCGCCAGCGAGGGCTGGCTGCTGCTGAGGGCGTGGGACTGA
- a CDS encoding DNA polymerase III subunit alpha, giving the protein MTSFPHLHVSSAYSMRYGTAFPDALARRAAEHGMDILALTDRDGLYGALKHAQACADAGISPVFGVDFVLDSAEDGFLPSFSGDAYGPLSGTARPIPHPSGGRSGGRSGGRGPSGGRGPVSGPREARPRTGPDAEDRVTVLARSGGWSQLCRLVTAAHYAGARGEPGVTRELVAAWAAGSSGPSSLDHLGPTPAAAISRDLATSQTPGAPISRPPTRPQPPQTGRSGERGGGSRGSESGFGPDDGLVVLLGPRSDVGRAMAARRDEHARTLLGRWRSQVPGVVIELVDQYGYRDATTAVRLLALAEEFGVPAVLTNAARYLDPGDHQTGDVLDAARQLVPLHPRHLDRTTSHAYLKSTDEMGRVAHKICGGDQARANRLLHTTRALAEACVIEPKELLALRNDPPALHLPEIGRDPVPLLRNRCEDGLHDRGLRGDRAARQRLEAELAIIEKKQLSGYFMAVVGITDRIRHMGIRCAIRGSGAGSLVNYLIGIGEVNPLHHGLLMERFLSEGRIGLPDIDVDVESARRLDCYRAIYDMYGESRVACVSMMETYRARSALRDVGAAMGLPPHEVDAIAKAFPHIRARQITASLRDLPELRESRLDDAGLGRVFQLAERLDGLPRHIALHPCGVLVGNATLRDRTPVERSALDFPMSQFDKDDVEEAGLLKLDVLGVRMQSAMAYTLTEIKRVDDVDIELDAVAQDDDDTYDMICASRTLGCFQIESPGQRELVAKLEPRTMDDLIVDISLFRPGPVNSDMVTPYLESRHGWRAASYPHPSLRSALAETNGVVVFHEQVLKIIDIMTGAGLSEAEKVRRSLSHPAGREVAREWFFANVRPIYDQATVARAWEVLDAFGAFGFCKAHAAAFALPTYQSAWLKRHHAAAFFAGVLTHEPGMYPQRVIIDEARQCGVVILPLDVNKSARNWTVERVGPVPLRLTVRPSDLEPSSSGEADDYRRRVRDFRAEELGRGYGLRVPFSAVKGVSEAEVDRMVAGQPYTSLADFWDRARPSRPIIERLVQVGGFDALHSLRPGGDRWRQGELTRRDLIAQVGVLERASGSGVKAGSRPRKGYTGERPPGSRATTAPADEPPAVQLPLGFAERIEPGELPEMTETEMVEAELEILGMDISRHVISFHDELLDALGVVRSRDLLAQRNGAEVLVAGVKVATQTPAVRSGQRVIFTTLDDSTGPVDLTFFESVQGRCASTVFGSWLMVARGVIRRTGTRAVSMRAVDCWNLVDLDTVWRRDGLDAVLALLDRRERDAEGVGGRAIEYANGFRISPYSDIGPTPGVVTPPRKLWHASQGSSGPTQAA; this is encoded by the coding sequence ATGACCTCCTTCCCGCACCTGCACGTGAGCTCCGCCTACTCGATGCGGTACGGCACCGCCTTCCCCGACGCCCTGGCACGGCGGGCGGCCGAGCACGGGATGGACATCCTCGCGCTGACCGACCGCGACGGGCTCTACGGGGCGCTCAAGCACGCCCAGGCGTGCGCCGACGCGGGGATCTCGCCGGTGTTCGGCGTCGACTTCGTCCTCGACTCCGCGGAGGACGGGTTCCTCCCGTCGTTTTCGGGCGACGCTTACGGGCCGCTCTCCGGCACCGCCCGTCCCATCCCTCACCCGTCCGGTGGCCGCTCCGGCGGCCGCTCCGGTGGCCGCGGCCCTTCCGGCGGTCGCGGGCCGGTCTCCGGTCCGCGGGAGGCGCGCCCGCGGACCGGTCCCGACGCCGAGGACAGGGTCACCGTGCTGGCCCGCTCCGGCGGCTGGTCCCAGCTGTGCCGCCTGGTCACCGCCGCCCACTACGCGGGCGCCCGGGGCGAGCCCGGCGTCACCCGCGAGCTGGTCGCCGCATGGGCTGCGGGCTCCTCGGGCCCGAGCTCCCTCGATCACCTGGGCCCGACGCCCGCTGCCGCCATCTCGCGCGACCTCGCAACTTCGCAAACGCCCGGTGCCCCCATCTCGCGACCCCCCACAAGACCCCAGCCCCCGCAGACGGGACGCTCGGGTGAAAGGGGAGGGGGCTCCCGAGGATCCGAAAGCGGGTTCGGCCCCGACGACGGGCTGGTCGTGCTGCTCGGGCCTAGGTCCGACGTCGGCCGCGCGATGGCGGCCAGGCGCGACGAGCACGCCAGGACACTGCTGGGCCGCTGGCGCTCCCAGGTGCCCGGCGTCGTGATCGAGCTGGTCGACCAGTACGGCTACCGCGACGCCACCACGGCCGTCCGCCTGCTCGCCCTGGCCGAGGAGTTCGGCGTGCCCGCCGTCCTCACGAACGCCGCCAGGTACCTCGACCCCGGCGACCACCAGACGGGCGACGTGCTCGACGCCGCCCGCCAGCTCGTCCCGCTGCACCCCAGGCACCTCGACAGGACCACCTCCCACGCCTACCTCAAGAGCACCGACGAGATGGGCAGGGTCGCCCACAAGATCTGCGGCGGCGACCAGGCGAGGGCGAACCGGCTCCTGCACACCACGCGGGCCCTCGCCGAGGCGTGCGTGATCGAGCCGAAGGAGCTGCTGGCCCTGCGCAACGACCCGCCCGCCCTGCACCTGCCCGAGATCGGCCGCGACCCCGTGCCGCTGCTGCGCAACCGCTGCGAGGACGGCCTCCACGACAGGGGCCTGCGCGGCGACAGGGCGGCCCGCCAGCGGCTCGAAGCCGAGCTGGCCATCATCGAGAAGAAGCAGCTGTCCGGATACTTCATGGCCGTCGTCGGCATCACCGACCGGATCAGGCACATGGGCATCCGCTGCGCCATCCGCGGCTCCGGCGCGGGCAGCCTGGTCAACTACCTCATCGGCATCGGCGAGGTGAACCCGCTGCACCACGGCCTGCTCATGGAGCGGTTCCTGTCCGAGGGCCGCATCGGCCTGCCCGACATCGACGTCGACGTCGAATCCGCCCGCCGCCTCGACTGCTACAGGGCGATCTACGACATGTACGGCGAGTCGCGCGTGGCCTGCGTCTCCATGATGGAGACCTACCGCGCCCGCAGCGCCCTGCGCGACGTGGGCGCCGCGATGGGCCTGCCGCCGCACGAGGTCGACGCGATCGCCAAGGCGTTCCCGCACATCCGCGCCCGCCAGATCACCGCCTCGCTGAGGGACCTGCCCGAGCTGCGCGAGAGCAGGCTCGACGACGCGGGTCTCGGCAGGGTGTTCCAGCTGGCCGAGCGGCTCGACGGACTGCCCAGGCACATCGCGCTGCACCCGTGCGGGGTGCTGGTCGGCAACGCGACGTTGCGCGACCGCACCCCGGTGGAGCGCAGCGCGCTCGACTTCCCGATGTCGCAGTTCGACAAGGACGACGTGGAGGAGGCTGGGCTTCTCAAGCTCGACGTGCTCGGCGTGCGCATGCAGTCGGCGATGGCCTATACGCTGACCGAGATCAAGCGGGTCGACGACGTCGACATCGAACTCGACGCGGTGGCCCAGGACGACGACGACACCTACGACATGATCTGCGCCAGCCGTACGCTCGGGTGCTTCCAGATCGAGTCGCCGGGCCAGCGCGAGCTGGTCGCCAAGCTCGAGCCCCGCACGATGGACGACCTGATCGTCGACATCTCGCTGTTCAGGCCGGGGCCCGTCAACTCCGACATGGTCACGCCGTACCTGGAGTCCCGGCACGGCTGGCGGGCCGCCTCCTACCCGCACCCGAGCCTGCGCTCCGCCCTCGCCGAGACCAACGGGGTGGTCGTCTTCCACGAGCAGGTCCTGAAGATCATCGACATCATGACGGGCGCGGGGCTGTCCGAGGCGGAGAAGGTGCGGCGCAGCCTCAGCCATCCCGCGGGACGCGAGGTCGCACGGGAGTGGTTCTTCGCCAACGTGCGTCCGATCTACGACCAGGCGACGGTCGCGCGCGCCTGGGAGGTGCTCGACGCCTTCGGGGCGTTCGGCTTCTGCAAGGCGCACGCGGCGGCGTTCGCGCTGCCCACCTACCAGTCGGCCTGGCTCAAGCGGCACCACGCGGCCGCCTTCTTCGCCGGGGTGCTCACCCACGAGCCCGGCATGTACCCGCAGCGGGTGATCATCGACGAGGCCCGGCAGTGCGGGGTCGTCATCCTCCCCCTGGACGTGAACAAGTCCGCCAGGAACTGGACCGTCGAGCGGGTCGGCCCCGTGCCGCTGCGCCTCACCGTGCGTCCCTCCGACCTGGAGCCGTCCTCTTCGGGCGAAGCGGACGACTACCGGCGGCGGGTGCGCGACTTCAGGGCGGAGGAGCTCGGTCGCGGGTACGGCCTGCGCGTGCCGTTCTCCGCGGTGAAGGGGGTGAGCGAGGCGGAGGTCGACCGGATGGTGGCGGGACAGCCCTACACCTCGCTGGCCGACTTCTGGGATCGGGCCAGGCCTTCGCGCCCGATCATCGAACGGCTGGTCCAGGTGGGCGGCTTCGACGCGCTCCACTCGCTGCGGCCGGGAGGGGACCGCTGGCGTCAGGGGGAGCTGACCAGGCGCGACCTGATCGCTCAGGTGGGCGTGCTTGAACGCGCCTCGGGCTCGGGCGTCAAGGCGGGATCCCGCCCCCGCAAGGGCTACACGGGAGAGCGTCCTCCCGGATCGCGAGCGACGACGGCCCCGGCGGACGAGCCGCCGGCCGTGCAGCTGCCCCTGGGGTTCGCCGAACGGATCGAGCCGGGCGAGCTGCCCGAGATGACCGAGACCGAGATGGTCGAGGCGGAGCTGGAGATCCTCGGCATGGACATCAGCCGCCACGTCATCAGCTTCCACGACGAGCTGCTCGACGCCCTCGGAGTGGTACGTTCCAGAGATCTCCTGGCTCAGCGCAACGGGGCGGAGGTGCTCGTGGCGGGCGTCAAGGTGGCCACCCAGACCCCCGCGGTCCGCTCGGGGCAGCGCGTCATCTTCACCACCCTCGACGACTCCACGGGCCCCGTCGACCTGACCTTCTTCGAGTCGGTGCAGGGCAGGTGCGCCTCGACGGTGTTCGGGTCGTGGCTGATGGTCGCCAGGGGAGTGATCCGCCGCACCGGCACCCGCGCGGTCTCCATGCGCGCCGTCGACTGCTGGAACCTCGTGGACCTCGACACCGTCTGGCGCAGAGACGGCCTGGACGCGGTCCTCGCCCTCCTCGACCGCCGCGAGCGTGACGCCGAGGGTGTCGGCGGGCGCGCGATCGAGTACGCCAACGGCTTCCGCATCTCGCCCTACTCCGACATCGGCCCCACTCCAGGCGTCGTCACCCCGCCTCGCAAGCTCTGGCACGCCAGCCAGGGCAGCTCAGGCCCCACCCAGGCGGCCTGA
- a CDS encoding DUF4328 domain-containing protein, which produces MTALVAFEEIRGRRLAAEIVILGGDPRSPGAEAVVDAVTLFAVLMLAAVVTTVTAGVAYLTWLVRARRANKAANPSGPVLAAWLLPGINLVAPVMLVDEVWKGARPPYDRRGRWLALVSAWWLSWLTAVALVAVRLPLRDSTGDLTGLSGLELGAAAVAALLCACTVREITRIQTAPARPRSLAQAA; this is translated from the coding sequence ATGACCGCCCTGGTGGCCTTCGAGGAGATACGCGGCAGGCGCCTGGCCGCCGAGATCGTCATCCTCGGCGGCGACCCGCGCTCCCCCGGCGCGGAGGCCGTGGTCGACGCCGTCACCCTGTTCGCCGTGCTGATGCTGGCGGCCGTGGTCACCACGGTCACGGCCGGGGTCGCCTACCTGACCTGGCTGGTCAGGGCGCGCCGCGCCAACAAGGCCGCCAACCCCTCGGGGCCCGTGCTGGCGGCGTGGCTGCTGCCCGGGATCAACCTGGTCGCGCCCGTCATGCTGGTGGACGAGGTGTGGAAGGGGGCCCGCCCGCCGTACGACCGGAGGGGACGCTGGCTCGCCCTGGTCAGCGCGTGGTGGCTGAGCTGGCTGACGGCGGTGGCGCTGGTGGCGGTACGGCTGCCGCTGCGCGACTCGACGGGCGACCTGACAGGGCTGAGCGGGCTCGAGCTGGGGGCGGCGGCGGTGGCGGCACTGCTGTGCGCCTGCACGGTCCGCGAGATCACCCGCATCCAGACCGCCCCCGCCCGCCCCCGCTCGCTGGCCCAGGCGGCCTGA
- a CDS encoding response regulator: protein MTIRVLIADDQELVRTGFQMILDAQPDMDVVAAVADGADAVEAARRLRPDVCLLDIRMPKLDGLEVTRILAGPGVENPMRVVIVTTFDLDEYVYGALRSGATGFLLKDSGPTLLLEAVRAAAAGDALVSPSVTVRLLQQLAQPAAGAVRPPKDPLTERELDVARLVARGRTNQEVAAELFVSLSTVKTHIGSIMAKLGARNRVEIAAWAWESGVVS from the coding sequence GTGACGATTCGTGTGCTCATCGCCGACGACCAGGAACTGGTGCGGACGGGCTTCCAGATGATTCTCGACGCCCAACCCGACATGGACGTGGTCGCCGCCGTGGCCGACGGGGCCGACGCGGTGGAGGCGGCCAGGCGGTTGCGGCCCGACGTGTGCCTGCTCGACATCAGGATGCCCAAGCTGGACGGCCTGGAGGTGACCAGGATCCTGGCGGGCCCCGGCGTCGAGAACCCCATGCGCGTGGTGATCGTCACCACCTTCGACCTCGATGAATACGTCTACGGCGCGCTCCGGTCCGGCGCCACCGGCTTCCTGCTCAAGGACAGCGGCCCGACGCTGCTGCTGGAGGCCGTCAGGGCGGCCGCCGCCGGTGACGCGCTGGTCTCGCCCTCGGTGACCGTACGGCTGCTGCAGCAGCTGGCCCAGCCCGCCGCCGGAGCCGTCAGACCGCCGAAGGACCCGCTGACCGAGCGGGAGCTCGACGTCGCGCGCCTGGTCGCCAGGGGCAGGACCAACCAGGAGGTGGCAGCCGAGCTCTTTGTCTCCCTTTCCACCGTCAAAACCCATATCGGCAGCATCATGGCCAAACTCGGGGCGAGGAATCGGGTGGAAATCGCAGCATGGGCGTGGGAGTCCGGCGTGGTGAGCTGA